From Myxococcales bacterium, the proteins below share one genomic window:
- a CDS encoding Ku protein: MAARAIASGTISFGLVSIPIKLYTAASPKGVSFNMLHAKCGSRMKQQYLCPIDDEVVDRKDMVKGYEHTKDSYVRFTEEEIKALEAERSNQLELLEFVPSDTVDFVSIEKTYYLGPDKGGDRAYALLSQSLERAGRMAVGKLSQRGKENLVLVRPYKKGLVLHEVYYADEVRAFDEVETGGSFDFKPIELELADKLIEQLAQDRFEPSRFRDEYAARVLAAVEQKIAGNEVTVAEEAPKAQIIDLLEALKRSVAATMSTAPPPEGLLAKDDVPESQRGGPKKAAPREDGETAKSKKQSAG, from the coding sequence ATGGCAGCGCGCGCAATCGCCTCGGGTACCATCTCGTTCGGCCTCGTGTCGATCCCCATCAAGCTCTACACGGCCGCGTCGCCCAAGGGCGTGAGCTTCAACATGCTGCACGCGAAATGCGGCAGCCGCATGAAGCAGCAGTACCTCTGCCCGATCGACGACGAGGTCGTCGATCGCAAAGACATGGTGAAGGGCTACGAGCACACGAAGGACAGCTACGTGCGCTTCACCGAAGAGGAGATCAAGGCCCTCGAGGCCGAGCGCTCGAACCAGCTCGAGCTGCTCGAGTTCGTCCCCTCCGACACGGTGGACTTCGTGTCGATCGAGAAGACCTACTACCTCGGGCCCGACAAGGGCGGCGATCGCGCGTACGCCCTCCTCTCCCAGTCGCTCGAGCGGGCCGGGCGCATGGCGGTCGGGAAGCTCTCGCAGCGCGGGAAAGAGAACCTCGTGCTCGTGAGACCCTACAAAAAAGGGCTCGTCCTGCACGAGGTCTACTACGCCGACGAGGTACGCGCGTTCGACGAGGTCGAGACGGGGGGCTCGTTCGACTTCAAGCCCATCGAGCTCGAGCTCGCCGACAAGCTCATCGAGCAGCTCGCGCAGGACAGGTTCGAGCCGAGCCGGTTCCGCGACGAGTACGCGGCGCGCGTGCTCGCCGCCGTGGAGCAGAAGATCGCGGGCAACGAGGTCACCGTGGCCGAAGAGGCCCCGAAGGCGCAGATCATCGATCTCCTCGAGGCGCTGAAGCGTAGCGTGGCTGCGACCATGTCGACCGCGCCCCCTCCGGAGGGCCTGCTCGCGAAGGACGACGTGCCCGAGTCCCAGCGCGGTGGCCCCAAGAAGGCCGCGCCGCGCGAGGACGGCGAGACCGCGAAGTCGAAGAAACAGTCGGCGGGCTGA
- a CDS encoding (deoxy)nucleoside triphosphate pyrophosphohydrolase, producing the protein MSASPVIVSAAVVIRDGRVLLSQRKKGSHLADAWEFPGGKVEPGEDPKAALVRELDEELGVRAEIGDIVEVTFHTYAEAARTVLLLFYEARLTPDSPEPTAKDVAAVRWATSDELDPRAFPPADLDVLVKVRARLARAARG; encoded by the coding sequence GTGTCCGCCTCCCCCGTGATCGTGTCCGCCGCCGTCGTGATCCGCGACGGGCGCGTCCTCTTGTCCCAACGCAAGAAGGGCAGCCACCTGGCCGACGCGTGGGAATTTCCAGGGGGAAAGGTCGAGCCCGGCGAAGATCCGAAGGCCGCGCTCGTGCGCGAGCTCGACGAGGAGCTGGGGGTCCGCGCCGAGATCGGGGACATCGTCGAGGTGACCTTCCACACGTACGCCGAGGCGGCGCGCACCGTGCTCCTGCTCTTCTACGAGGCGAGGCTCACCCCCGATTCGCCCGAGCCCACCGCGAAAGACGTGGCCGCCGTTCGCTGGGCTACCTCGGACGAGCTCGACCCGAGGGCGTTCCCGCCCGCCGACCTCGACGTGCTCGTGAAGGTCCGCGCCCGCCTCGCGCGCGCCGCTCGCGGTTGA
- a CDS encoding amidohydrolase family protein, producing MHPTYFRNLADLGRLPWFSSFEDRVVLKDKGLGPILDVHTHIALAYVRPMQVDLDKHWDRTEHYLPSCCPVDLVPYSNRNFTKDHLRELKTDLAARSIGPTGMRRTHTIPNLMREMEELGISHSVLLPIDFPVLSHNATYALDAQDKTRGALLSFGSVHPYSHDVEGKLAEQVRRGARGVKVHPAVQMVRPDDPRAMKLYRLCADAKIPVLWHCGPVGIEPVLGRYLTQVRHYEKPIAENPHTTFILGHAGALQLEAAMELCRKYPNVYMEISSQGLAGVRTLLERGNPDKILLGSDFPFYSAALPIARVLIVTEERRELRRKIFWDNAARLLGIA from the coding sequence ATGCACCCGACGTACTTTCGAAACCTCGCCGATCTCGGGCGTTTGCCGTGGTTTTCGTCGTTCGAGGACCGCGTCGTCCTGAAGGACAAGGGGCTCGGGCCGATCCTCGACGTGCACACGCACATCGCCCTCGCGTACGTGCGGCCGATGCAGGTCGACCTCGACAAACACTGGGATCGCACCGAGCACTACCTGCCCTCGTGCTGCCCGGTCGATCTCGTGCCGTACTCGAACCGGAACTTCACGAAGGACCACCTCCGCGAGCTCAAGACCGACCTCGCCGCGCGCTCGATCGGGCCGACCGGCATGCGCCGCACCCACACGATCCCGAACCTGATGCGTGAGATGGAGGAGCTCGGGATAAGCCATTCGGTGCTCCTGCCCATCGACTTCCCGGTGCTGAGCCACAACGCGACCTACGCGCTCGACGCCCAAGACAAGACCCGCGGCGCGCTGCTGTCGTTCGGCTCGGTGCACCCCTACTCGCACGACGTCGAAGGAAAGCTCGCCGAGCAAGTGCGACGCGGCGCCCGCGGCGTGAAGGTGCACCCCGCCGTCCAGATGGTGCGCCCCGACGACCCTCGCGCCATGAAGCTCTACAGGCTCTGCGCCGACGCGAAGATCCCGGTGCTGTGGCACTGCGGGCCCGTGGGCATCGAGCCCGTCTTGGGCCGCTACCTCACCCAGGTGCGCCACTACGAGAAGCCCATCGCGGAGAACCCGCACACGACGTTCATCCTCGGCCACGCGGGCGCCCTGCAGCTCGAGGCGGCGATGGAGCTCTGTCGAAAATATCCCAATGTTTACATGGAGATATCTTCCCAAGGGCTCGCGGGTGTTCGCACGCTGCTCGAGCGCGGGAACCCCGACAAAATCCTCCTCGGCTCCGACTTTCCGTTCTACTCGGCGGCGCTCCCGATCGCGCGGGTGCTCATCGTGACGGAAGAGCGGCGCGAGCTCCGCCGCAAGATCTTCTGGGACAACGCGGCCAGGCTGCTCGGGATCGCCTGA
- a CDS encoding alginate export family protein — protein MRIVPFFSSIALGAASLLGSSLAYANPPEPWSDADPSGPKTRMALGDLGFRGGAEYRANLLTVQPLALADETARYASWVEHRLRLDGTVDYLDKVKITTSMDALDGVLWGDNGDLGRAPESSSGANINSKNVNAARLCMGNTRNGNPFDPNSYTFSTCPADTLFLRRLYGDVVTPIGLFRIGRQATTAGAAVALNDGDGRHNRFGFANRGNSVDRILFATKPLEAFKPKDQRDKSETNGGFLILAYDRVVGDAPQILNDDVHQWVTAVRYLAPEVNRSVKDVELRGFHAYRWDIRNDTHINAFGARATARYRDLYAGFDATAIVGKTREVSEALRVITNDPAQSQAVRQLGFRGVVRYDRPKFSLYFEGDYASGDSDPQVGTPLTQFTFAQDSNVGLLMFKHALAYQTGRVAAAATELLKSLKAPTIPVESVATQGAFTNAFAIFPQVDVRPVENLLIRGGVLMAWAPAKVIDPIFSQQRRDGVDISDDLQNFAGGKPGTFYGTELDARVQYRMYDHFAFDLEGAVLFPGDAFKNADGFAARSVLLQGRTTFFF, from the coding sequence GTGCGGATCGTCCCTTTCTTCTCGTCCATCGCCCTCGGAGCGGCCTCTCTCCTCGGGAGCTCCCTCGCCTACGCCAACCCTCCCGAGCCCTGGTCCGACGCCGACCCGAGCGGCCCCAAGACGCGCATGGCGCTCGGCGATCTCGGGTTCCGAGGCGGCGCCGAGTACCGCGCGAACTTGCTCACGGTGCAGCCCCTCGCCCTCGCCGACGAGACCGCGAGGTACGCCTCGTGGGTCGAGCATCGCCTCCGCTTGGACGGCACGGTCGACTACCTCGACAAGGTGAAGATCACGACCTCGATGGACGCGCTCGACGGCGTGCTCTGGGGCGACAACGGCGATCTCGGCCGGGCCCCCGAGTCGTCGAGCGGCGCCAACATCAACTCGAAGAACGTGAACGCGGCCCGCCTTTGCATGGGCAATACACGGAACGGAAACCCTTTCGATCCGAATAGTTACACCTTCTCGACGTGCCCCGCCGACACGCTCTTCTTGCGCCGCCTCTACGGCGACGTCGTCACGCCCATCGGCCTCTTCCGCATCGGCCGCCAGGCGACGACCGCGGGCGCGGCCGTGGCGCTGAACGACGGCGACGGCCGCCACAACCGCTTCGGCTTCGCGAACCGGGGCAACTCGGTCGACCGCATCCTCTTCGCGACGAAGCCGCTCGAGGCGTTCAAGCCGAAGGACCAGCGTGACAAATCGGAGACCAACGGCGGCTTCCTCATCCTCGCGTACGACCGCGTCGTAGGCGACGCCCCGCAGATCCTGAACGACGACGTGCACCAGTGGGTGACGGCGGTGCGCTACCTCGCGCCCGAGGTGAACCGCTCGGTCAAGGACGTGGAGCTCCGCGGCTTCCACGCGTACCGGTGGGACATCCGCAACGACACGCACATCAACGCGTTCGGCGCGCGCGCCACGGCGCGGTACCGCGATCTCTACGCGGGCTTCGACGCGACGGCCATCGTCGGCAAGACGCGCGAGGTCTCCGAGGCCCTGCGTGTCATCACGAACGATCCGGCGCAGAGCCAGGCCGTCCGACAGCTCGGGTTCCGCGGCGTCGTGCGCTACGATCGCCCGAAATTCAGCCTGTATTTCGAGGGCGACTACGCCTCGGGCGACTCGGACCCGCAGGTCGGCACGCCGCTCACGCAGTTCACGTTCGCGCAGGACTCGAACGTGGGTCTGCTCATGTTCAAACACGCGCTCGCCTACCAGACGGGCCGCGTGGCGGCCGCCGCGACCGAGCTCCTGAAGAGCCTCAAGGCGCCGACGATCCCCGTCGAGTCGGTCGCGACCCAGGGTGCGTTCACGAACGCGTTCGCCATCTTCCCCCAGGTCGACGTACGCCCCGTCGAGAACCTCCTGATCCGCGGCGGCGTGCTCATGGCGTGGGCCCCCGCGAAGGTCATCGACCCAATTTTTTCCCAGCAGCGGCGAGACGGCGTCGACATCTCGGACGACCTCCAGAACTTCGCCGGCGGCAAGCCCGGCACGTTCTACGGCACCGAGCTCGACGCGCGCGTGCAGTACCGCATGTACGATCACTTCGCGTTCGACCTCGAGGGCGCCGTGCTCTTCCCGGGCGACGCCTTCAAGAACGCCGACGGCTTCGCGGCGCGCAGCGTGCTGCTCCAGGGCCGAACCACCTTCTTCTTCTGA
- a CDS encoding HEAT repeat domain-containing protein, giving the protein MNPHTTPEPHLPPKAPPPPVLRAAKWPPDDDALPPGAPGGGFGGGGMGGGDEGDFKKGATKPIAIAVGALLVVGAGAALFFGLRSDANKVSAKEIAEDKKAIALLSKEEQLPKWRAWAAREDSGKMQEEAFAQLAWAKDTEGLKLIVKGLSSNDHRVRGTAATALLEYGSPAADMAKPELLKALKQADASDKPQICWALATLKEPSAFDEVLAEYRLGHLAKVQKLDQNPAFDPEVLSSMVSLDKLAALSKDPSDSVRQLVATVLSRTGDPKWQSQLTELVVDKSVDVAREAAVGLGKIANEASMGPLLTALKNADKDSRQKFLEALRDGVGTKGLVLALKSVQKDEVLVKGQADREKFQTKQLFDLMRELQDPRGGDALAEYLKSEPKPHWKTEAALRMAEIGDLRAVPTLAWRMKQDPLKLYDKDKDPEYRMDDNERVVTARMLADLAVLYPEKREEIRKEAYESVMFWLTDKPQPHANGLRFLAAADAKEALPQMRKWSDPTVPLPKEGQQQMPESWATAQSALRYSGWMKADWGLLEKQFTRRPNNTDVTMEGLQQGGLAVLGMTLRALGVGASHGMAHWGDPKAYPILVKYIEDKQNNEQARIEACFSLGWTSTDEQMKEIVGKVKQFNGNDPKTAVIRACYLESLIRRPVPSATAGLMDLMKGDVDLEVRHQAARAIGMGGLTPAITQQLFEKLKDPNVRSDATLALMLGADADTVKRAIATYDSADPAAMEELKVTYNQTFGYWSDRNYDTGDVARWIENANACARVKVRDALQDWPRLILARALQGIDYDSGPHSLTRVQLRVRLLKDARGADEKKRLEAIEILKFMKEKGVLMALKGETGPHAELARKAFFEVMNPKIVTDALPDARKPAGGHLVP; this is encoded by the coding sequence ATGAACCCCCACACGACGCCCGAGCCGCATCTCCCGCCCAAAGCGCCCCCGCCGCCCGTTCTCCGCGCGGCGAAGTGGCCGCCGGACGACGACGCGCTCCCCCCGGGCGCGCCTGGAGGCGGCTTCGGCGGCGGTGGCATGGGAGGCGGCGACGAGGGCGACTTCAAGAAGGGCGCCACGAAGCCGATCGCGATCGCCGTCGGTGCGCTGCTCGTGGTCGGCGCCGGCGCGGCGCTCTTCTTCGGCCTCCGCAGCGACGCGAACAAGGTCTCCGCCAAGGAGATCGCCGAGGACAAGAAGGCCATCGCGCTCCTCAGCAAGGAGGAGCAGCTCCCCAAGTGGCGCGCCTGGGCGGCCCGCGAAGACTCGGGGAAGATGCAAGAAGAGGCCTTCGCGCAGCTCGCGTGGGCCAAAGACACGGAGGGCCTCAAGCTCATCGTGAAGGGGCTCTCGTCGAACGATCACCGCGTCCGCGGCACGGCGGCCACGGCGCTGCTCGAGTACGGCTCGCCCGCGGCCGACATGGCCAAACCCGAGCTCCTGAAGGCGCTGAAGCAGGCCGACGCGAGCGACAAACCCCAGATTTGCTGGGCCCTCGCCACCCTGAAGGAGCCTTCGGCGTTCGACGAGGTGCTCGCCGAGTACCGCCTCGGTCACCTCGCCAAGGTCCAGAAGCTCGACCAAAACCCTGCGTTCGACCCCGAGGTGCTCTCCTCGATGGTGTCGCTCGACAAGCTCGCGGCCCTCTCGAAGGACCCGAGCGACAGCGTGCGCCAGCTCGTGGCCACGGTGCTCTCCCGCACGGGCGACCCCAAGTGGCAGTCCCAGCTCACCGAGCTCGTCGTCGACAAGAGCGTCGACGTGGCGCGCGAGGCGGCCGTCGGCCTCGGCAAGATCGCGAACGAGGCCTCGATGGGGCCGCTCCTCACCGCGCTCAAGAACGCCGACAAGGACTCGCGCCAGAAGTTCCTCGAGGCGCTGCGTGACGGCGTCGGCACGAAGGGCCTCGTGCTCGCGCTGAAGAGCGTCCAGAAGGACGAGGTCTTGGTCAAGGGCCAGGCCGACCGCGAGAAATTCCAGACGAAGCAGCTCTTCGACCTCATGCGCGAGCTCCAAGATCCGCGCGGCGGCGACGCGCTCGCCGAGTACCTGAAGAGCGAGCCGAAGCCTCACTGGAAGACCGAGGCGGCCCTCCGCATGGCCGAGATCGGCGACCTCCGCGCGGTGCCCACGCTCGCGTGGCGCATGAAACAAGACCCGCTGAAGCTCTACGACAAGGACAAGGACCCCGAGTACCGGATGGACGACAACGAGCGCGTCGTCACGGCCCGCATGCTCGCCGACCTCGCCGTCCTCTACCCCGAGAAGCGCGAAGAGATCCGCAAAGAGGCCTACGAGTCGGTCATGTTCTGGCTGACCGACAAGCCGCAGCCGCACGCGAACGGCCTCCGTTTCCTCGCCGCGGCGGACGCCAAAGAGGCGCTCCCCCAGATGCGCAAGTGGTCCGACCCGACGGTGCCGCTCCCGAAAGAGGGGCAGCAGCAGATGCCCGAGTCGTGGGCCACGGCGCAGAGCGCGCTCCGCTACTCCGGTTGGATGAAGGCCGACTGGGGCCTCCTCGAGAAGCAGTTCACGCGCCGCCCGAACAACACCGACGTCACGATGGAGGGGCTCCAGCAGGGTGGCCTCGCCGTCCTCGGCATGACGCTCCGCGCGCTCGGCGTGGGCGCGTCGCACGGCATGGCCCACTGGGGCGACCCGAAGGCGTACCCCATCCTCGTGAAGTACATCGAGGACAAGCAGAACAACGAGCAGGCGCGCATCGAGGCGTGTTTCTCGCTCGGCTGGACCTCGACCGACGAGCAGATGAAAGAGATCGTCGGAAAAGTGAAGCAGTTTAACGGGAACGACCCGAAAACTGCAGTGATTCGGGCATGTTACCTCGAGTCGCTCATCCGCCGCCCGGTGCCTTCGGCCACGGCGGGGCTCATGGATCTCATGAAGGGCGACGTCGACCTCGAGGTGCGCCACCAGGCCGCCCGCGCGATCGGCATGGGCGGCCTCACGCCGGCGATCACGCAGCAGCTCTTCGAGAAGCTCAAGGACCCGAACGTGCGCTCCGACGCCACGCTCGCCCTCATGCTCGGCGCCGACGCCGACACCGTGAAGCGCGCGATCGCGACCTACGACAGCGCGGATCCGGCGGCCATGGAGGAGCTCAAGGTCACCTACAACCAGACCTTCGGCTACTGGTCCGACCGCAACTACGACACCGGCGACGTGGCCCGCTGGATCGAGAACGCCAACGCCTGCGCCCGCGTGAAGGTGCGCGACGCCCTGCAAGACTGGCCGCGCCTCATCCTCGCGCGCGCCCTCCAGGGCATCGACTACGACTCGGGCCCCCACTCGCTCACGCGCGTCCAGCTCCGTGTGCGCCTCCTCAAAGACGCTCGCGGCGCCGACGAGAAGAAGCGCCTCGAGGCGATCGAGATCCTCAAGTTCATGAAGGAGAAGGGCGTGCTCATGGCGCTCAAGGGCGAGACCGGGCCGCACGCCGAGCTCGCGCGCAAGGCCTTCTTCGAGGTCATGAACCCCAAGATCGTCACCGACGCTCTCCCCGACGCCCGCAAGCCCGCGGGTGGTCACCTCGTCCCGTAG
- a CDS encoding serine/threonine protein kinase, with amino-acid sequence MSEPSAEPPTLTTLTPGSVVGGRYRIERPLGEGAMGAVYLAEHVHMRKQVALKVLLSEARENKEIVARFEREAIAAAHIDHPNVVSASDFGTTEDGLFFLVLELVKGEALRDVVEAGPLPLDRVVAIATQMGAALTKAHGMGIVHRDLKPENVMLVPREGEPELVKVLDFGIAKVPTRGAEGAALTAAGAIFGTPEYMSPEQALGQPVDARADLYAFGIILFELLTGKRPFDSETVMGYLAAHLNTPVPAMADIAPNVAVPPEVEAVVARMLAKVPEDRYPSVRDAVVALEQAARGATPPPSVAVVAPMSSQAFHPDDVSAKTIAPGSLEAPHGGATRALDPRALLERTKATLLALDARLPPGARALPREAKLSILVGAPLVTGILLVALVVAATRPHRGTLPLSSEELEADGGTPARANAVTPERIAQAEAEGPKALDALLQNLPNDPRLLKAKIRAHRVAGNVQDALDTAGELAKADGAAFDDATVRELLSEAFDSDAAHVAKAVSVCEGAGAGGADALLTCVTKPSKAKAKCLEALSRAPARDGASPAVRVWLELREAQTCQAKYALLDRVKTDGDARILPQLRTLSYTSGCGFFKGSDCFRCLRRDKKLPEAIAEIDARTKGD; translated from the coding sequence GTGAGCGAGCCTTCGGCCGAACCCCCGACCCTGACCACGCTCACCCCGGGCTCGGTCGTCGGCGGGCGCTACCGCATCGAGCGCCCCCTCGGCGAGGGCGCCATGGGGGCCGTGTACCTGGCCGAGCACGTGCACATGCGCAAGCAGGTCGCGCTCAAGGTGCTGCTCTCGGAGGCCCGAGAAAATAAGGAGATCGTGGCCCGCTTCGAGCGCGAGGCCATCGCCGCGGCGCACATCGACCACCCGAACGTGGTCTCCGCGAGCGACTTCGGCACCACCGAGGACGGGCTCTTCTTCTTGGTGCTCGAGCTCGTCAAGGGGGAGGCCCTGCGCGACGTGGTCGAGGCCGGCCCGCTCCCGTTGGATCGTGTGGTCGCGATCGCCACCCAGATGGGGGCCGCGCTCACGAAGGCCCACGGCATGGGGATCGTGCACCGCGACCTCAAGCCCGAGAACGTGATGCTCGTGCCGCGCGAGGGGGAGCCCGAGCTCGTGAAGGTGCTGGATTTCGGCATCGCCAAGGTCCCGACGCGCGGAGCGGAGGGCGCCGCGCTCACGGCCGCGGGCGCCATCTTCGGGACGCCCGAGTACATGTCGCCCGAACAGGCGCTCGGCCAGCCCGTCGACGCACGGGCCGATCTCTACGCGTTCGGCATCATCCTCTTCGAGCTCCTCACCGGGAAGCGCCCGTTCGATTCGGAGACCGTGATGGGGTACCTCGCCGCGCACCTCAACACGCCCGTGCCCGCGATGGCCGACATCGCGCCGAACGTGGCCGTGCCCCCGGAGGTCGAGGCCGTGGTGGCCCGCATGCTCGCCAAGGTGCCCGAGGACCGGTACCCGAGTGTCCGCGACGCGGTCGTGGCGCTCGAGCAGGCGGCACGCGGAGCGACGCCCCCACCGAGCGTGGCCGTGGTGGCTCCCATGTCGAGCCAAGCGTTTCACCCCGACGACGTGTCCGCGAAGACGATCGCCCCGGGCTCCCTCGAGGCGCCCCACGGCGGGGCGACGCGCGCGCTCGATCCCCGCGCGCTCCTCGAGCGCACGAAGGCCACCCTGCTCGCGCTCGACGCGCGGCTACCGCCCGGGGCACGCGCCCTCCCCCGCGAGGCCAAGCTCTCCATCCTCGTGGGGGCACCGCTCGTCACGGGGATCTTGCTCGTCGCCCTCGTCGTGGCGGCGACGCGGCCGCATCGAGGCACGCTCCCGCTGTCGAGCGAGGAGCTCGAGGCCGACGGCGGGACCCCTGCCCGAGCGAACGCGGTGACCCCCGAACGCATCGCCCAGGCCGAGGCCGAGGGGCCGAAGGCGCTCGACGCCCTGCTGCAGAATCTCCCGAACGACCCGCGCCTCCTCAAGGCGAAGATCCGCGCGCACCGCGTCGCCGGAAACGTGCAGGATGCACTCGATACGGCCGGAGAGCTCGCGAAGGCGGACGGGGCGGCGTTCGACGATGCGACCGTGAGAGAGCTCCTCTCCGAGGCGTTCGACAGCGACGCCGCGCACGTGGCGAAGGCCGTCTCCGTCTGCGAGGGAGCCGGAGCCGGCGGCGCGGACGCCCTGCTCACCTGCGTCACGAAGCCCTCGAAGGCCAAGGCCAAGTGCCTCGAGGCCCTCTCGCGTGCCCCCGCTCGGGACGGAGCCTCTCCCGCGGTGCGTGTGTGGCTCGAGCTCCGCGAGGCGCAGACCTGCCAGGCGAAGTATGCCCTGCTCGATCGTGTGAAGACCGACGGAGACGCCCGAATCCTCCCACAGCTACGCACGCTCTCGTACACGAGCGGCTGCGGCTTCTTCAAGGGGAGCGACTGCTTCCGCTGCTTGCGCCGCGACAAGAAGCTCCCCGAAGCGATCGCCGAGATCGACGCCCGCACGAAGGGCGACTGA
- a CDS encoding FAD-dependent oxidoreductase yields the protein MLCQLAGGKRGDTRARLDDPAMLYELKLDGVRIVAHKAGGKVKLVYRSSRDASKVYPEIASAISALPHDDLVLDGEIVALGPDGLPSFELLQRRIAAETGDVARAMRSLPVAYLVFDALAVHGRDVRGEALERRKAFVTELLPSRAVVAPHDGYVGRGAELYAMCEAKGLEGVVGKRLGSRYRPGERTSDWVKWKTYLEDDFVVVGFTEGEGSRKALGALDLATYEGGRLVVRGKVGSGLGDRVLTVLSAVLPTLSVAEPAAEGPVGKGASALRRASPRREGALLRVLERRSPPGARLLGHPRRRGAHVVRLRTYERETMKIIVIGGGIIGTAAALRLRDRGANVTVLERAVIGAEASTVAAGILGGQVEAHDEAQLRTFVRARDGYASFVADLEQRTGIAVGHKVCGIVKLVENEARARKDCDLHASLGLRAELLQGPEVREVEPSVAEDRRLALYFPDDAQVEPERLLRALTVAAHAAGVTLRTGAHVTGLVVSGGVCRGVSVGSETIGADAVVLAAGSWASLVPGVPSETPRVTPARGQIVALEQRPARTKRIVFHEGGYVVPRGDGRVLCGSTVEHVGYEKAVTAKGLVDILSTACSAVPSLASATLSGTASNFRPLVRDADGPLVGASNLAGLHLATGHYRNGILLANETASAVVTAVLGH from the coding sequence ATGCTCTGCCAGCTCGCGGGCGGAAAACGCGGTGACACGCGGGCCCGCCTCGACGATCCCGCGATGCTCTACGAGCTCAAGCTCGACGGGGTCCGCATCGTCGCCCACAAGGCCGGAGGAAAGGTAAAGCTCGTTTACCGGTCGTCTCGGGACGCGTCGAAGGTGTACCCCGAGATCGCCTCGGCCATCTCCGCGCTCCCTCACGACGACCTCGTGCTCGACGGTGAGATCGTGGCGCTCGGCCCCGATGGCCTCCCGAGCTTCGAGCTGCTCCAGCGGCGCATCGCCGCCGAGACGGGAGACGTGGCGCGCGCGATGCGCTCGTTGCCCGTGGCCTACCTCGTGTTCGACGCCCTCGCCGTGCACGGGCGAGACGTGCGCGGAGAAGCGCTCGAGCGGCGCAAGGCGTTCGTCACGGAGCTCTTGCCGTCGCGCGCGGTCGTCGCGCCCCACGACGGGTACGTGGGCCGAGGGGCCGAGCTCTACGCCATGTGCGAGGCGAAGGGGCTCGAGGGGGTCGTCGGCAAGCGGCTCGGGTCGCGCTACCGCCCGGGAGAACGCACGTCCGATTGGGTGAAGTGGAAGACCTACCTCGAGGACGACTTCGTCGTGGTCGGCTTCACCGAAGGCGAGGGGAGCCGCAAGGCGCTCGGAGCGCTCGACCTCGCGACCTACGAGGGCGGGCGGCTCGTCGTGCGCGGCAAGGTGGGCTCGGGGCTCGGAGACCGCGTGCTCACGGTGCTGTCGGCCGTCCTGCCGACGCTCTCCGTGGCCGAGCCCGCCGCGGAGGGGCCCGTGGGAAAAGGAGCCTCGGCGTTACGTCGCGCCTCACCTCGTCGTGAAGGTGCGCTACTTCGGGTACTCGAGCGACGGTCACCTCCGGGGGCCCGTCTTCTTGGGCATCCGCGACGACGTGGCGCCCACGTCGTGCGTCTCCGGACCTACGAGAGAGAGACCATGAAGATCATCGTCATCGGCGGGGGAATCATCGGCACGGCGGCGGCCCTTCGGCTCCGTGATCGAGGGGCGAACGTCACGGTGCTCGAGCGCGCGGTCATCGGAGCCGAGGCCTCCACGGTCGCGGCGGGCATCTTGGGCGGGCAGGTCGAGGCGCACGACGAGGCCCAGCTCCGCACGTTCGTCCGCGCGCGGGACGGCTACGCGTCCTTCGTGGCCGACCTCGAGCAGCGCACGGGCATCGCCGTGGGGCACAAGGTGTGCGGCATCGTGAAGCTCGTCGAGAACGAGGCGCGCGCCCGAAAAGACTGCGATCTGCACGCATCTCTCGGGCTCCGCGCCGAGCTCCTGCAGGGGCCCGAGGTGCGCGAGGTCGAGCCCTCCGTGGCCGAGGATCGTCGCCTCGCGCTCTATTTCCCGGACGACGCCCAGGTCGAGCCGGAGCGGCTCCTCCGCGCCCTGACCGTCGCCGCGCACGCCGCGGGCGTCACCCTCCGGACGGGGGCGCACGTGACGGGCCTCGTGGTCTCGGGCGGCGTGTGTCGCGGGGTCTCGGTGGGATCGGAGACCATCGGGGCCGACGCGGTGGTGCTCGCGGCCGGGAGCTGGGCCTCCCTCGTCCCCGGCGTTCCCTCGGAGACTCCGCGTGTCACGCCCGCGCGGGGTCAGATCGTCGCGCTCGAGCAGCGGCCCGCGCGCACGAAGCGGATCGTGTTCCACGAGGGCGGGTACGTGGTGCCGCGGGGCGACGGTCGTGTGCTCTGCGGCTCCACCGTGGAGCACGTCGGCTACGAGAAGGCCGTAACGGCGAAGGGCCTCGTCGACATCCTCTCGACGGCCTGCTCCGCGGTGCCTTCGCTCGCGTCCGCCACGCTCTCGGGCACGGCGTCGAACTTCCGTCCCCTCGTCCGTGACGCCGACGGGCCGCTCGTCGGCGCGTCGAACCTCGCGGGCCTCCACCTCGCCACGGGCCACTACCGCAACGGGATCCTCCTCGCGAACGAGACCGCGAGCGCGGTGGTCACGGCCGTGCTCGGGCACTGA